One genomic segment of Oncorhynchus kisutch isolate 150728-3 linkage group LG15, Okis_V2, whole genome shotgun sequence includes these proteins:
- the LOC109905543 gene encoding histone H3.3, which translates to MARTKQTARKSTGGKAPRKQLATKAARKSAPSTGGVKKPHRYRPGTVALREIRRYQKSTELLIRKLPFQRLVREIAQDFKTDLRFQSAAIGALQEASEAYLVGLFEDTNLCAIHAKRVTIMPKDIQLARRIRGERA; encoded by the exons ATGGCCCGTACCAAGCAAACAGCTCGTAAATCTACTGGAGGCAAAGCCCCACGTAAGCAGCTGGCCACCAAAGCTGCCCGCAAGAGTGCCCCTTCTACTGGTGGGGTCAAGAAGCCCCATCGCtacag GCCTGGTACGGTGGCCCTGCGTGAGATCCGtcgttaccagaagtccactgagctgctgatccgcaaGCTGCCCTTCCAGCGCTTGGTGAGAGAAATCGCCCAGGACTTCAAGACTGACCTGCGTTTCCAGAGTGCAGCCATTGGAGCCCTGCAG GAGGCCAGCGAGGCTTACCTGGTTGGTCTGTTTGAGGACACCAACCTGTGCGCTATCCATGCCAAGCGTGTCACCATCATGCCCAAAGACATCCAGCTGGCCCGTCGTATCCGTGGGGAGCGCGCTTAA
- the LOC109905545 gene encoding histone H3.3, translating into MARTKQTARKSTGGKAPRKQLATKAARKSAPSTGGVKKPHRYRPGTVALREIRRYQKSTELLIRKLPFQRLVREIAQDFKTDLRFQSAAIGALQEASEAYLVGLFEDTNLCAIHAKRVTIMPKDIQLARRIRGERA; encoded by the exons TAAATCTACTGGAGGCAAAGCCCCACGTAAGCAGCTGGCCACCAAAGCTGCCCGCAAGAGCGCCCCTTCTACTGGTGGGGTCAAGAAGCCCCATCGCTACAG GCCTGGTACAGTGGCCCTGCGTGAGATCCGTCGGtaccagaagtccactgagctgctgatccgcaaGCTGCCCTTCCAGCGTTTGGTGAGAGAAATTGCTCAGGACTTCAAGACTGACCTGCGTTTCCAGAGTGCAGCCATTGGAGCTCTGCAG GAGGCCAGCGAGGCATACCTTGTTGGTTTGTTTGAGGACACCAACTTGTGCGCCATCCATGCCAAGCGTGTCACCATCATGCCCAAAGACATCCAACTGGCCCGTCGTATCCGTGGGGAGCGCGCTTAG